In Carassius carassius chromosome 19, fCarCar2.1, whole genome shotgun sequence, a single genomic region encodes these proteins:
- the LOC132095018 gene encoding fibronectin-like isoform X4, which translates to MTSGPLGTALAVALLACTVQCMPKATGKHRRQVLEHSVSSVSQDGCVESGKLYGVGEQWERSYLGSTLLCTCHGVSGIKCKSKPDAEETCYDKINARSYRVGETYERPKDGMIWDCTCIGSSRGKISCTIGNRCHEGGHSYKIGDTWKRPHDTGDYMLECMCLGNGKGEWTCKPVSERCYDDAAGTSYMVGETWEKPYQGWMIVDCTCLGEGNGRITCTSRNRCNDQDKRTSYRIGDTWSKTDSLGHVLQCLCTGNGRGEWKCERHASLHTTGLGTGSRVVTNIQPAVYQPQAVPEHPTEGSCLTDAGVSYALGMRWIKTQGSKQMLCTCLGNGVSCDESESQSQVYGGSSGGLPCVFPFVFMGKTFYSCTSEGRSDGQLWCSTSADFEKNYKYSFCTSNNVMVTTRGGNSNGALCHFPFLYNGRNYTDCTAEGRRDGMKWCGTTYNFDREQRFGFCPMAAHEEVCTIGEGVMYRVGDQWDRRHDVLGHMMRCTCMGNGRGEWSCMAYSQLKDQCIVDNLTYEVNQTFTKRHNEGYMMNCTCFGEGRGRWKCDAIDQCQEPETRVYYQIGESWDKLIQAIHYKCYCYGNGLGEMSCEPQQTFPGGHRPVQVIISESGNQPNSHPIQWNAPASEHITQYILKWRPKNTHIRWMEVTIPGHLNSYTIAGLKPGVTYEGQLISILRFGRRETTRFDFSTVHGSLTPSEGETTPPPPMVDTSESVTEITSSSFVISWVSASDTVSGFRVEYELSEEGGQTGQPMILDLPHTATSVNISELLPGRKYTVNVYEVTGGEPNLILTTSQTTAPDAPSDHEVEHVGESSIIISWSKPVATITGYRVVYTPSEEGSSGSTELNLPNTANSVTLGDLRPGLLYNISIYSVKENVESEPILVQVTTAGEPLAEEVPSPTDLQFFEVSDSKIIITWTGPSTVVSGYRVSVGEVGPDGLVERELLFPVTPNAYAEITHLQPGTLYRFFIFALKSGEESEPLVGEQATKPDPPTDIDFTNVTEDSAVIIWSAPRAQVTGYRLFLTVQGSNPKQLHIPGRMSQYTLINLQPDTEYTATLHAEKGNALSEGSIASFTTLQPMGNAPHFSTDVTDTSIIVSLTPVPKIGYKLTVRPSQGGEAPRDTISESGSVHISGLTPGVEYTYSVQPVINGHEHGNPIIRRVVTPLSPPTDLNLQSNLNTGELTVQWNDAKIPDITGHRVTCTPTKGQQGNSIEEFVKAGQNSCTLENLSLGVEYNVSVFTVKDDMESVPVSTTLTPEPDPPTDIDFTNVTEDSAVIIWSAPRAQVTGYRLFLTVQGSNPKQLRIPGRMSQYTLINLQPDTEYTATLHAEKGNALSEGSIASFTTLQPMGNAPHFSTDVTETSIIVSWTPVPKIGYKLTVRPSQGGEAPRDTISESGSVHISGLTPGVEYTYSVQPVINGHEHGNPITRRVVTQPDPPTDIDFTNVTEDSAVIIWSAPRAQVTGYRLFLTVQGSNPKQLRIPARMSQYTLINLQPDTEYTATLHAEKGNALSEGSIASFTTLQPMGIAPHFSTDVTDTSIIVSWTPVAKIGYKVPLKHASVNSE; encoded by the exons ATGACCAGTGGCCCGTTGGGCACGGCGTTGGCGGTGGCTTTGCTCGCCTGCACTGTACAGTGTATGCCGAAAGCAACGGGGAAACATAGGAGACAAGTTCTGGAACACTCGGTGTCATCCGTATCCCAAG ATGGCTGTGTTGAGAGTGGTAAGCTTTATGGAGTTGGAGAGCAGTGGGAGCGCAGTTATCTGGGCAGCACACTGCTATGCACTTGTCATGGAGTTTCTGGTATAAAGTGTAAATCAAAGCCTGATG CTGAGGAAACCTGTTATGATAAAATAAACGCTCGCTCCTATCGGGTTGGAGAGACTTATGAGAGGCCCAAGGACGGGATGATCTGGGACTGCACTTGCATTGGCTCCAGCCGAGGGAAAATCAGCTGCACTATTGGGA ACCGCTGTCATGAGGGAGGGCACTCCTACAAGATTGGAGACACATGGAAGAGACCCCACGACACTGGAGACTACATGCTAGAGTGCATGTGTTTGGGAAATGGAAAAGGAGAGTGGACCTGCAAACCTGTTT CGGAACGCTGTTATGACGATGCTGCTGGCACATCCTACATGGTCGGTGAGACCTGGGAGAAACCCTACCAAGGCTGGATGATCGTGGACTGCACCTGTTTAGGAGAAGGAAATGGACGTATTACATGCACATCCAGAA ATCGCTGTAATGACCAGGACAAACGCACTTCTTACCGGATCGGAGACACGTGGAGCAAGACGGATTCTCTCGGACATGTGCTACAGTGTTTGTGTACTGGAAATGGACGTGGAGAGTGGAAATGCGAGAGACATGCATCACTGCACACCACTGGTCTTG GTACTGGGTCTCGTGTGGTGACTAATATCCAGCCTGCAGTGTATCAGCCACAGGCGGTGCCTGAACACCCCACGGAGGGATCCTGTCTGACAGACGCAGGTGTTTCCTATGCCCTGGGTATGCGCTGGATCAAGACCCAGGGCAGCAAACAAATGTTGTGTACCTGCTTGGGCAACGGTGTCAGCTGTGATGAATCAG agAGCCAGTCCCAGGTCTATGGTGGGAGCTCAGGTGGCCTGCCATGTGTGTTCCCTTTTGTGTTCATGGGGAAAACGTTCTACTCCTGTACGTCTGAGGGGCGCAGTGATGGGCAGCTCTGGTGCAGCACCTCAGCCGACTTTGAGAAAAACTACAAGTACTCCTTCTGTACCAGCAACAATG TTATGGTCACAACAAGAGGGGGAAACTCCAATGGTGCGCTCTGTCACTTCCCGTTCCTTTACAATGGCCGTAACTACACTGACTGCACCGCTGAAGGCCGGAGAGATGGCATGAAATGGTGTGGCACAACTTATAACTTTGACCGAGAGCAGCGGTTTGGCTTCTGTCCCATGGCAG CCCATGAAGAGGTGTGTACCATTGGTGAGGGTGTGATGTATCGTGTGGGTGATCAGTGGGACAGACGCCATGATGTTCTGGGTCACATGATGCGCTGTACATGTATGGGCAATGGCCGTGGAGAATGGAGCTGCATGGCCTACTCGCAACTCAAAG ACCAGTGCATTGTGGATAATTTGACCTACGAAGTAAATCAGACTTTTACTAAACGGCACAACGAAGGCTACATGATGAACTGCACCTGTTTCGGTGAAGGCCGTGGACGCTGGAAGTGTGACGCTATCG ATCAGTGCCAGGAGCCAGAAACTAGAGTGTACTATCAGATTGGAGAGTCCTGGGACAAACTCATTCAGGCAATCCACTACAAATGTTACTGCTATGGAAATGGCCTCGGAGAGATGAGCTGCGAGCCTCAGCAGACTTTCCCTG GTGGTCATCGTCCAGTGCAGGTGATTATATCAGAGTCTGGCAACCAGCCCAACTCTCACCCCATCCAATGGAACGCGCCGGCTTCTGAACACATCACACAGTACATACTCAAATGGAGACCG AAAAACACCCATATACGATGGATGGAGGTTACTATTCCAGGCCATCTGAACTCTTACACTATTGCTGGACTAAAGCCAGGAGTCACCTACGAGGGTCAACTCATCAGCATCCTGCGTTTTGGACGTAGAGAAACCACTCGCTTTGATTTCTCCACCGTGCATGGCTCAT TGACACCCTCTGAGGGAGAGACCACCCCGCCTCCTCCGATGGTGGACACCTCTGAGTCTGTGACAGAGATCACTTCCAGCAGTTTTGTCATCTCTTGGGTGTCTGCGTCCGACACGGTGTCTGGATTCAGGGTGGAATATGAGCTGAGTGAGGAGGGAGGGCAGACCGGACAGCCCATGATCTTGG ACCTTCCTCATACGGCTACGTCTGTGAACATCAGTGAACTTCTCCCAGGAAGGAAGTACACTGTAAATGTTTATGAAGTGACAGGAGGAGAACCTAACCTGATCCTAACTACTTCCCAGACCACAG CTCCTGATGCTCCTTCTGATCATGAAGTGGAGCATGTGGGGGAGTCTTCCATCATCATCAGCTGGTCTAAACCTGTGGCTACCATCACGG GTTACCGTGTGGTTTACACGCCATCTGAAGAGGGTAGCTCTGGTAGCACTGAGTTGAACCTGCCTAACACCGCCAACTCAGTGACCCTGGGTGACCTTCGCCCCGGTCTGCTCTATAACATCAGCATCTACTCAGTGAAAGAGAATGTGGAGAGCGAACCTATTCTTGTTCAGGTCACAACTGCTGGGGAACCACTGGCAG AGGAAGTTCCGTCTCCAACCGATCTGCAGTTCTTTGAAGTGTCTGACTCTAAAATCATAATTACTTGGACCGGACCATCCACAGTGGTGTCAGGGTACCGTGTGTCTGTGGGTGAGGTGGGTCCAGATGGCTTGGTCGAGAGAGAACTGCTATTCCCTGTGACACCGAATGCCTACGCTGAGATCACACACCTCCAGCCTGGAACCCTTTACCGCTTCTTCATCTTTGCTCTCAAATCAGGGGAAGAGAGTGAGCCGCTGGTTGGAGAGCAAGCTACAA AGCCCGACCCACCCACCGATATTGATTTCACTAACGTTACTGAAGACAGTGCTGTAATCATCTGGTCAGCTCCTAGGGCTCAAGTCACAGGTTACAGACTTTTCCTGACTGTCCAGGGCTCAAACCCTAAACAGCTGCATATTCCTGGCCGTATGTCACAGTACACACTCATCAACTTGCAGCCTGACACCGAGTACACTGCCACTCTGCATGCTGAAAAAGGAAATGCCCTCAGTGAGGGGTCCATCGCCTCCTTCACTACAC TTCAGCCGATGGGAAATGCTCCTCACTTCAGCACTGATGTCACAGACACCTCCATCATTGTCTCCTTGACCCCTGTGCCTAAAATTGGATACAAG TTGACCGTGAGGCCCAGTCAAGGTGGAGAAGCTCCAAGGGACACGATTTCAGAGTCTGGTAGTGTCCACATCTCAGGTCTAACTCCTGGAGTTGAGTACACCTACAGCGTCCAGCCGGTCATCAACGGTCATGAGCATGGCAACCCCATCATTCGACGTGTTGTCACTC CTCTTTCTCCACCCACGGATCTGAACCTGCAGTCCAACCTAAACACTGGAGAGCTGACGGTTCAATGGAACGATGCTAAAATCCCAG ACATCACGGGTCACAGGGTGACCTGCACTCCCACCAAAGGGCAACAAGGGAACTCTATAGAGGAGTTTGTGAAGGCAGGACAGAACTCATGCACGTTAGAGAATCTGAGTCTAGGAGTGGAGTACAATGTCAGCGTGTTTACTGTGAAGGATGACATGGAGAGTGTTCCTGTCTCCACCACTTTGACTCCGG AGCCCGACCCACCCACCGATATTGATTTCACTAACGTTACTGAAGACAGTGCTGTAATCATCTGGTCAGCTCCTAGGGCTCAAGTCACAGGTTACAGACTTTTCCTGACTGTCCAGGGCTCAAACCCTAAACAGCTGCGTATTCCTGGCCGTATGTCACAGTACACACTCATCAACTTGCAGCCTGACACCGAGTACACTGCCACTCTGCATGCTGAAAAAGGAAATGCCCTCAGTGAGGGGTCAATCGCCTCCTTCACCACAC TTCAGCCGATGGGAAATGCTCCTCACTTCAGCACTGATGTCACTGAAACCTCCATCATTGTCTCCTGGACCCCTGTGCCTAAAATTGGATACAAG TTGACCGTGAGGCCCAGTCAAGGTGGAGAAGCTCCAAGGGACACGATCTCAGAGTCTGGTAGTGTCCACATCTCAGGTCTAACTCCTGGAGTTGAGTACACCTACAGCGTCCAGCCGGTCATCAACGGTCATGAGCATGGCAACCCCATCACTCGACGTGTGGTCACTC AGCCCGACCCACCCACCGATATTGATTTCACTAACGTTACTGAAGACAGTGCTGTAATCATCTGGTCAGCTCCTAGGGCTCAAGTCACAGGTTACAGACTTTTCCTGACTGTCCAGGGCTCAAACCCTAAACAGCTGCGTATTCCTGCCCGTATGTCACAGTACACACTCATCAACTTGCAGCCTGACACCGAGTACACTGCCACTCTGCATGCGGAAAAAGGCAATGCGCTCAGTGAGGGGTCCATCGCCTCCTTCACTACAC TTCAGCCAATGGGAATTGCTCCTCATTTCAGCACTGATGTCACAGACACCTCCATCATTGTCTCCTGGACCCCTGTGGCTAAAATTGGATACAAGGTACCGTTAAAACATGCCAGTGTAAATTCAGAATAG
- the LOC132095018 gene encoding fibronectin-like isoform X2, whose protein sequence is MTSGPLGTALAVALLACTVQCMPKATGKHRRQVLEHSVSSVSQDGCVESGKLYGVGEQWERSYLGSTLLCTCHGVSGIKCKSKPDAEETCYDKINARSYRVGETYERPKDGMIWDCTCIGSSRGKISCTIGNRCHEGGHSYKIGDTWKRPHDTGDYMLECMCLGNGKGEWTCKPVSERCYDDAAGTSYMVGETWEKPYQGWMIVDCTCLGEGNGRITCTSRNRCNDQDKRTSYRIGDTWSKTDSLGHVLQCLCTGNGRGEWKCERHASLHTTGLGTGSRVVTNIQPAVYQPQAVPEHPTEGSCLTDAGVSYALGMRWIKTQGSKQMLCTCLGNGVSCDESESQSQVYGGSSGGLPCVFPFVFMGKTFYSCTSEGRSDGQLWCSTSADFEKNYKYSFCTSNNVMVTTRGGNSNGALCHFPFLYNGRNYTDCTAEGRRDGMKWCGTTYNFDREQRFGFCPMAAHEEVCTIGEGVMYRVGDQWDRRHDVLGHMMRCTCMGNGRGEWSCMAYSQLKDQCIVDNLTYEVNQTFTKRHNEGYMMNCTCFGEGRGRWKCDAIDQCQEPETRVYYQIGESWDKLIQAIHYKCYCYGNGLGEMSCEPQQTFPGGHRPVQVIISESGNQPNSHPIQWNAPASEHITQYILKWRPKNTHIRWMEVTIPGHLNSYTIAGLKPGVTYEGQLISILRFGRRETTRFDFSTVHGSLTPSEGETTPPPPMVDTSESVTEITSSSFVISWVSASDTVSGFRVEYELSEEGGQTGQPMILDLPHTATSVNISELLPGRKYTVNVYEVTGGEPNLILTTSQTTAPDAPSDHEVEHVGESSIIISWSKPVATITGYRVVYTPSEEGSSGSTELNLPNTANSVTLGDLRPGLLYNISIYSVKENVESEPILVQVTTAGEPLAEEVPSPTDLQFFEVSDSKIIITWTGPSTVVSGYRVSVGEVGPDGLVERELLFPVTPNAYAEITHLQPGTLYRFFIFALKSGEESEPLVGEQATKPDPPTDIDFTNVTEDSAVIIWSAPRAQVTGYRLFLTVQGSNPKQLHIPGRMSQYTLINLQPDTEYTATLHAEKGNALSEGSIASFTTLQPMGNAPHFSTDVTDTSIIVSLTPVPKIGYKLTVRPSQGGEAPRDTISESGSVHISGLTPGVEYTYSVQPVINGHEHGNPIIRRVVTPLSPPTDLNLQSNLNTGELTVQWNDAKIPDITGHRVTCTPTKGQQGNSIEEFVKAGQNSCTLENLSLGVEYNVSVFTVKDDMESVPVSTTLTPEPDPPTDIDFTNVTEDSAVIIWSAPRAQVTGYRLFLTVQGSNPKQLRIPGRMSQYTLINLQPDTEYTATLHAEKGNALSEGSIASFTTLQPMGNAPHFSTDVTETSIIVSWTPVPKIGYKLTVRPSQGGEAPRDTISESGSVHISGLTPGVEYTYSVQPVINGHEHGNPITRRVVTLQPMGNAPDFSTDVTDTSIIVSWTPVPKIGYKLTVRPSQGGEAPRDTISESGSVHISGLTPGVEYTYSVQPVINGHEHGNPITRRVVTQPDPPTDIDFTNVTEDSAVIIWSAPRAQVTGYRLFLTVQGSNPKQLHIPGRMSQYTLINLQPDTEYTATLHAEKGNVLSEGSIASFTTLQPMGNAPDFSTDVTDNSIIVSWTPVPKIGYKVPLNHARAILAQL, encoded by the exons ATGACCAGTGGCCCGTTGGGCACGGCGTTGGCGGTGGCTTTGCTCGCCTGCACTGTACAGTGTATGCCGAAAGCAACGGGGAAACATAGGAGACAAGTTCTGGAACACTCGGTGTCATCCGTATCCCAAG ATGGCTGTGTTGAGAGTGGTAAGCTTTATGGAGTTGGAGAGCAGTGGGAGCGCAGTTATCTGGGCAGCACACTGCTATGCACTTGTCATGGAGTTTCTGGTATAAAGTGTAAATCAAAGCCTGATG CTGAGGAAACCTGTTATGATAAAATAAACGCTCGCTCCTATCGGGTTGGAGAGACTTATGAGAGGCCCAAGGACGGGATGATCTGGGACTGCACTTGCATTGGCTCCAGCCGAGGGAAAATCAGCTGCACTATTGGGA ACCGCTGTCATGAGGGAGGGCACTCCTACAAGATTGGAGACACATGGAAGAGACCCCACGACACTGGAGACTACATGCTAGAGTGCATGTGTTTGGGAAATGGAAAAGGAGAGTGGACCTGCAAACCTGTTT CGGAACGCTGTTATGACGATGCTGCTGGCACATCCTACATGGTCGGTGAGACCTGGGAGAAACCCTACCAAGGCTGGATGATCGTGGACTGCACCTGTTTAGGAGAAGGAAATGGACGTATTACATGCACATCCAGAA ATCGCTGTAATGACCAGGACAAACGCACTTCTTACCGGATCGGAGACACGTGGAGCAAGACGGATTCTCTCGGACATGTGCTACAGTGTTTGTGTACTGGAAATGGACGTGGAGAGTGGAAATGCGAGAGACATGCATCACTGCACACCACTGGTCTTG GTACTGGGTCTCGTGTGGTGACTAATATCCAGCCTGCAGTGTATCAGCCACAGGCGGTGCCTGAACACCCCACGGAGGGATCCTGTCTGACAGACGCAGGTGTTTCCTATGCCCTGGGTATGCGCTGGATCAAGACCCAGGGCAGCAAACAAATGTTGTGTACCTGCTTGGGCAACGGTGTCAGCTGTGATGAATCAG agAGCCAGTCCCAGGTCTATGGTGGGAGCTCAGGTGGCCTGCCATGTGTGTTCCCTTTTGTGTTCATGGGGAAAACGTTCTACTCCTGTACGTCTGAGGGGCGCAGTGATGGGCAGCTCTGGTGCAGCACCTCAGCCGACTTTGAGAAAAACTACAAGTACTCCTTCTGTACCAGCAACAATG TTATGGTCACAACAAGAGGGGGAAACTCCAATGGTGCGCTCTGTCACTTCCCGTTCCTTTACAATGGCCGTAACTACACTGACTGCACCGCTGAAGGCCGGAGAGATGGCATGAAATGGTGTGGCACAACTTATAACTTTGACCGAGAGCAGCGGTTTGGCTTCTGTCCCATGGCAG CCCATGAAGAGGTGTGTACCATTGGTGAGGGTGTGATGTATCGTGTGGGTGATCAGTGGGACAGACGCCATGATGTTCTGGGTCACATGATGCGCTGTACATGTATGGGCAATGGCCGTGGAGAATGGAGCTGCATGGCCTACTCGCAACTCAAAG ACCAGTGCATTGTGGATAATTTGACCTACGAAGTAAATCAGACTTTTACTAAACGGCACAACGAAGGCTACATGATGAACTGCACCTGTTTCGGTGAAGGCCGTGGACGCTGGAAGTGTGACGCTATCG ATCAGTGCCAGGAGCCAGAAACTAGAGTGTACTATCAGATTGGAGAGTCCTGGGACAAACTCATTCAGGCAATCCACTACAAATGTTACTGCTATGGAAATGGCCTCGGAGAGATGAGCTGCGAGCCTCAGCAGACTTTCCCTG GTGGTCATCGTCCAGTGCAGGTGATTATATCAGAGTCTGGCAACCAGCCCAACTCTCACCCCATCCAATGGAACGCGCCGGCTTCTGAACACATCACACAGTACATACTCAAATGGAGACCG AAAAACACCCATATACGATGGATGGAGGTTACTATTCCAGGCCATCTGAACTCTTACACTATTGCTGGACTAAAGCCAGGAGTCACCTACGAGGGTCAACTCATCAGCATCCTGCGTTTTGGACGTAGAGAAACCACTCGCTTTGATTTCTCCACCGTGCATGGCTCAT TGACACCCTCTGAGGGAGAGACCACCCCGCCTCCTCCGATGGTGGACACCTCTGAGTCTGTGACAGAGATCACTTCCAGCAGTTTTGTCATCTCTTGGGTGTCTGCGTCCGACACGGTGTCTGGATTCAGGGTGGAATATGAGCTGAGTGAGGAGGGAGGGCAGACCGGACAGCCCATGATCTTGG ACCTTCCTCATACGGCTACGTCTGTGAACATCAGTGAACTTCTCCCAGGAAGGAAGTACACTGTAAATGTTTATGAAGTGACAGGAGGAGAACCTAACCTGATCCTAACTACTTCCCAGACCACAG CTCCTGATGCTCCTTCTGATCATGAAGTGGAGCATGTGGGGGAGTCTTCCATCATCATCAGCTGGTCTAAACCTGTGGCTACCATCACGG GTTACCGTGTGGTTTACACGCCATCTGAAGAGGGTAGCTCTGGTAGCACTGAGTTGAACCTGCCTAACACCGCCAACTCAGTGACCCTGGGTGACCTTCGCCCCGGTCTGCTCTATAACATCAGCATCTACTCAGTGAAAGAGAATGTGGAGAGCGAACCTATTCTTGTTCAGGTCACAACTGCTGGGGAACCACTGGCAG AGGAAGTTCCGTCTCCAACCGATCTGCAGTTCTTTGAAGTGTCTGACTCTAAAATCATAATTACTTGGACCGGACCATCCACAGTGGTGTCAGGGTACCGTGTGTCTGTGGGTGAGGTGGGTCCAGATGGCTTGGTCGAGAGAGAACTGCTATTCCCTGTGACACCGAATGCCTACGCTGAGATCACACACCTCCAGCCTGGAACCCTTTACCGCTTCTTCATCTTTGCTCTCAAATCAGGGGAAGAGAGTGAGCCGCTGGTTGGAGAGCAAGCTACAA AGCCCGACCCACCCACCGATATTGATTTCACTAACGTTACTGAAGACAGTGCTGTAATCATCTGGTCAGCTCCTAGGGCTCAAGTCACAGGTTACAGACTTTTCCTGACTGTCCAGGGCTCAAACCCTAAACAGCTGCATATTCCTGGCCGTATGTCACAGTACACACTCATCAACTTGCAGCCTGACACCGAGTACACTGCCACTCTGCATGCTGAAAAAGGAAATGCCCTCAGTGAGGGGTCCATCGCCTCCTTCACTACAC TTCAGCCGATGGGAAATGCTCCTCACTTCAGCACTGATGTCACAGACACCTCCATCATTGTCTCCTTGACCCCTGTGCCTAAAATTGGATACAAG TTGACCGTGAGGCCCAGTCAAGGTGGAGAAGCTCCAAGGGACACGATTTCAGAGTCTGGTAGTGTCCACATCTCAGGTCTAACTCCTGGAGTTGAGTACACCTACAGCGTCCAGCCGGTCATCAACGGTCATGAGCATGGCAACCCCATCATTCGACGTGTTGTCACTC CTCTTTCTCCACCCACGGATCTGAACCTGCAGTCCAACCTAAACACTGGAGAGCTGACGGTTCAATGGAACGATGCTAAAATCCCAG ACATCACGGGTCACAGGGTGACCTGCACTCCCACCAAAGGGCAACAAGGGAACTCTATAGAGGAGTTTGTGAAGGCAGGACAGAACTCATGCACGTTAGAGAATCTGAGTCTAGGAGTGGAGTACAATGTCAGCGTGTTTACTGTGAAGGATGACATGGAGAGTGTTCCTGTCTCCACCACTTTGACTCCGG AGCCCGACCCACCCACCGATATTGATTTCACTAACGTTACTGAAGACAGTGCTGTAATCATCTGGTCAGCTCCTAGGGCTCAAGTCACAGGTTACAGACTTTTCCTGACTGTCCAGGGCTCAAACCCTAAACAGCTGCGTATTCCTGGCCGTATGTCACAGTACACACTCATCAACTTGCAGCCTGACACCGAGTACACTGCCACTCTGCATGCTGAAAAAGGAAATGCCCTCAGTGAGGGGTCAATCGCCTCCTTCACCACAC TTCAGCCGATGGGAAATGCTCCTCACTTCAGCACTGATGTCACTGAAACCTCCATCATTGTCTCCTGGACCCCTGTGCCTAAAATTGGATACAAG TTGACCGTGAGGCCCAGTCAAGGTGGAGAAGCTCCAAGGGACACGATCTCAGAGTCTGGTAGTGTCCACATCTCAGGTCTAACTCCTGGAGTTGAGTACACCTACAGCGTCCAGCCGGTCATCAACGGTCATGAGCATGGCAACCCCATCACTCGACGTGTGGTCACTC TTCAGCCGATGGGAAATGCTCCTGACTTCAGCACTGATGTCACAGACACCTCCATCATTGTCTCCTGGACCCCTGTGCCTAAAATTGGATACAAG TTGACCGTAAGGCCCAGTCAAGGTGGAGAAGCTCCAAGGGACACGATCTCAGAGTCTGGTAGTGTCCACATCTCAGGTCTAACTCCTGGAGTTGAGTACACCTACAGCGTC